A window of Thiocapsa bogorovii genomic DNA:
GGCCTGTCCCAGCCGCTCGGTCAGGCGCCTGAAGCGAGGCGGCAGGAAGCCGCGCTCGCCCGGATCCCGTTTCGACAGGATGCCGAAATTGCCGCAGAAGACAGCGCGGCCCGCCCCGGAGATCAGTGTGGCGTAGTCTGTCCAAGAGGTCAGGAGAATCCAAGCGTTTGCACTGACGAGCAGGAGCAGGACCCACTGCGATGGCCCCGACGAGGGCCCAAGTGCGGCGAGCGTGGCCGTCGCCGCGCAGAGGGCAACCAGGCTCGCCGCAGGTCCGGCGAGGGCGATCCGGCGCCGTCGTGTCGGCGACAGTCCGTCCAGAGTGAATCGAGGCGCCCGCGTCGGGTGACTCAGACCGGGGATGAATAGCGGACCAAAGGGGAGAAGACCGCACGGCGGCAGAGCGCGCACATAGTCGACGAATCGACCGACACCGACGGGGCCCGCAGCGAGCGCATGCCCCAGACCATGCAGCGCGACAGAGCCCATCAAAGCCGTCCGCATCAACACGGGCAACAACAGGATCAGCCACGGAGCCAACCAGGCAGTGGTATCTCCGGCAACGATCAGCGCGGCAACGATCAGGGCTGTGGCGATTTCGGGCAAGAGCCGTCCGAGATCGTGCCTGCCAGTCGAGCGTTGTTCGCCGGGCATCGATCCGCTCGGCGCGTGCGCGGTGGGTTGTCCCAAACCGAGGAGACCATTGGCGCGGCCGGCGATCGAGATCACCGATGACCGACCGACTGAATGGCCGAGCTTGGCGGATGTCGCATCGGCGCCTGATCTGCAGGCCTTGGCCCGCACCCTGCCCTTGGGCCGGTTGGAAGACGGGCCGTTCGGCCGAGGGTGTGACTGTGGCGCTACTTTGGATGGCATTCTGCTGCTCCTCCCCGGTTCGAGACCTGGGCTCTTCCGGGTCATGGCGAATCGCCCCGCGTTGGCGGCACCTGGTGAGGAGACTGTATGCCTTTGGAATCAATAGGAGAGGGTGATCATAGACATCCGGGGTGTGGACTATTCACGGGGACATCGGGCGCGCGAGGCGGGCTCGACGAACGATCGGAGCCTGCAGGGCCTCGGACCCTTTTGCGAAGGTCAAAGAGCGCTTGCGCACCGAAGTGGCGCGAACCAAGGTCTATCGACTCAAGTGGATCGTCCCCTTGATGCTCGGCCAGGTTGCCTTGATCGCGGCCTTCGTGAAACTGCTTTGGACCGCGCGCGGCATGCCCGATGCGAAGCTCCGGACCGAGAAACGGGGGCTTGCCTGCAGCGCTGCCGCGGAGCCGGTGCTTCGTCCCGGTTTGCCTCTTCAATGTGCCCGCGAGTCTTTCGTTAGAGTCCGAAATGTCGGACTATATCGGCGTTACGATCACCTTTGTCTCAGAATCGAGGCTGGTTCCGGCCGAGTTGTAGGCCCTCAGGCGAACGTAGTAGGTCTTCCCCGCCCTGAGCCCGGTCACCGAGTATTCCGTGCCATTGCCGACATTCAAATCCTTATAGCCATTCACATACCTTCGGAAGCTGCTTTTGGTGGCAACGTCGAGTCGATACCCGGTGGCCCCGCTGACAGGGTTCCAGTCGACGGTGAAACTCCTCCGGTCGATGCTGATTACCGAGTTCAAGGCCGGGACTTGAGGAATGGCCTCCTTCGTTGTCACGCTGCGTGTGCTCGAGCTCAAGCCAGCTCCTCCGGCGTTGGACGCACGCACGCGATAATAGTAGGTCGTGCCTGGACTCAGGCCGGTCACCGCCAATTTGCGCACATTGCCGACCTTGCGATCCTGGTATCCGGTGACGTACCCGTTGAAGGCGCTGTTGGTCGAGACATCCAAACGATAGCCGGTGGCACCGGTCACTCTTCGCCAGCTCGCAGTGAAGCCGTTAGCGGTAATGCCTGAAGGGCTGGTCAACGTCGGTGCCGCGGGCGGAGCGACCGTGGTCGTTGCGTTGGCGACGTTCGAGCTCGGACTGGCTCCGCTGCCGTTGTAGGCGCGCACGCGGTAGTAGTAGTTCGTGCCGCTGGCGAGTCCCGAGATCGTCCGCGCCGTGGCGGTTGCGACATCCAGATTCTGATGGCCGCTTAGGAAGCTGGAGAATGTGCTGCTGGTCGAGACATCCAGACGATAGCCGGTGGCATCAGCGACGCCGGTCCAGTTCGCCTGAAAGCCGTTGATCGTGATTTGACTTGCGGCCAGGGCGCTCGGCGCGACCGGGCTGGGGCTTGGCGCGCCCTCCAGTGCGGCCACCGCGTCCGCAACCTCGATGCGCGGCTTCGACAGATTGTTCCGCGAATCGAGAACCGGTTGTCCCGTGCTCTTCAGTGCGGCGAGCACCTCTTCGACGCCGGCCGTCGACTTCGCCGACTTCAATACCGCCCAAGCCCCTGTGACATGAGGCGCAGCCATCGAAGTCCCGTTCCAGGTCGCATAGCTGCTGCCGGGGACCGACGAATTGATCGAGCTTCCGGGTGCCAAGAGATCCAAGAAGGCGGCGCTGTTGGAGAAGGACGAGACGGCATCGGACTTGGTGGTACTGCCGACGGTGACCGCGGTCGAGATACAGCCCGGGGCACTAATGGCATTGATGTAGCTGTTATTGCCGCTGGCGATGACGGTAGCGATCCCGGCTGCGTGCAGCTTATCGATCACGGGCTTGGTCGGGTCACTGTCGCAGGCGTTGGTGTATCCGCCGCCGCCTAGACTGAGATTTGCAGCGGCAATCGCGTAGCTCGCTCGTAGCGCGTGAACGCGCTCTAATCCTTTGATGATATCGGATGTATAGGCCATCACACAGGGGGCTCCGCCGCAGGAGCTGCTCGGAAACCGGCTGAATACCTGAATCGCGAGGATGCGAGCGTCGCGCGCGACGCCGGAAAAATTGCTGCCCTTGCCGGCCGCGATTCCCGCGACATGTGTCCCGTGTTGGCATCCGTTGACAGATGTATCGCAATTGAGTGCCGAGCCGACCGCGGTCGAGGCGGTAACCCCGCCGGGGCATAGAGAATAGACGCCGGATGACGTGTAATTCGAGGAATAGCATGCCTCGGAGACGACCTTGCCGCTCAGGAAGGGGTGGCTCTTGTCCACGCCGGTGTCGAGGACCGCGATCACCTGCCCTTCTCCGCTGTATCCTTCGAAGGTGCCCCCGAGGGCGCCGACGAGCGACACGCTGGTGGAGAGCGCAGGTGGATAGGCGATGTCTTCCACGACATCCAGCACCTCGGGATCGTCCGCCAGATCCATCAAATCGATCGCGTCCGCCTGCATGGCCAAGGCCGGCACCTCGCTGAAGCGCTTGATTGGTGCCCCTAAACGGTCTCGTCCGCCGCCGAGTCCGATCCGTTGAAGCATGCCCTTCTGAGCGGCCGACAGCGCTGCGCGGCGCTGTGCCCTGCCGGACCCTGTCTGCTGCTCATCCGAGATCCTCAGCTGCACGATGACCGGGACCGAGCCTTCCGTCATCGCACGCTCCAGAAGGGCTGACTGTCGCTCGCCCCGCGTTACGCCGGCATTCGCTCGCATCGTTTGCGAAGCCGCTGCCGCGACCGCCGCGGCGAAGTCCGCATCGATGTCGTCGGCAGGTACCCCCGCCTGTGCGGAGACGGCGATCATAAGGGCAATCGCAGGCAGGAATCTGCGCTGAAAGTGCTGCCCGGGATACTTGCTCATAGTGGATATCCCAAGTGATGACGTCGAAGGGCGCCTGCTAAATCAGACGAAGGGACGAGCCTAACCCTGGCTCTCCCGTCTGATATTGGTCTAATCTTCTCGTTGAAACCGAGAAACACCTCGCATTCTTGCCATCGTTTGAGTGATGCGTCACGGATCGACGAGCTTCTTGCCCCGGTGCACTTTGGGTGGCACATTAGGGCGGCGTCCCCCAGCGTTGACCTTTGCGAAGCCCTGAACACCTTGCCGGACAACCGCACCGGGGCCCCTATGTCGCCGAGACTTACGAGCAGGACTCAGCGCGTCGGTGATCGCAGTAGGTATGCTTTAAGTGTCTGAAGTGGCGATTTAAAACGTGTCCAGGTACCGCCGTCTCGAAGCTTGCGATCGAAACGCCAGTGTCCACCCCGAACGCGGTTTACGGGAACAACATGAACGACACCAAACCCGATCGTCCCTTTCTCGATATCCGCTTTTTCGGTGCCGTCATGCCCATTGCGACGCTGGTGGAGACCAAAATCCAATTCCGCTCCCTCAGGCCAGCCCGCTTCGGCGAACGCACCGGCCAAGAGGTCGCCGATGCCCGGAATCAACGCGGCACGCAGCGCAAAGCGGCCCGGGACGTCCGCAAACTGATGGAGATCGAGGGCCGTCTCTCGACGGATGGCCGGAAGTACGCCGAAGGCGCCGACGGGGCCGGTGCCGACAAATGAACGAGGAACGTTCGCTTCAAGATCTCTCCGCCATGCTGGCTCAACGGCTCGACGCGACGGCAGCGCTTGTCGAATCAGTCCGTGGCGACGTCGATCTGCTCGCCGCGACGGTCGATGCCGCGGTGCGCACGGCCGAGTCCATCCGCAACGGCGGCACGCTTTTCATCTGCGGAAACGGCGGCAGTGCCGGCGAGGCCACCCACCTTAGCGGCGAGCTGATCGGTCCCTTTCTGAATAAGACACGTCGTCCCATCCCGGCTGTTGCATTGGGCTTCGATACCAGCGCCTTGACCGCAGTCGCGAACGATTTCTCCTTTGACGAGATCTTCTCGCGCCCGCTCACCGCGCTGGCCCGGCCTGGCGACGTGCTCTGGGCGCTTTCCACCAGCGGTCGCTCGCCCAACATCGTCCGGGTTCTCGAAGCCGCCGCCGATCGCCGGGTCCTCAGCGTTCTGTTGACCGGTGCCCGACATGCCGATCTCGTTGCGCCCAGGGATCTTCTTTTGTCGGTCCCGTCTCGCGAGACGCCCAGGATTCAGGAGCTCCACCTAGTTCTGGGGCATTTCTTATGCGAGGCTGTCGAGGCGTTGGCGGGCTCGTGAGGGGCTGAAGTTCAAGCCCGTCTTGTCGGCAATTTTGCTGCTTTTCCGAAAGAGTTCGAATCCAACGGGGTTGTGGCCACAGGCGGGCATTCGTCTCGCAATTTGGAGTCGGTTTGCGTGTATCGATTTATCGTGCTGTTTCTTGTGATCGTCAGCGTCCTATTCATCGCAGAGCTGACCCCTCCGGTTCAAAACGCCGTTGTGCTGCCCTTCACGGCAGCGGTGACCCACGTCAGTGCGGCGATCATGCAGTTGTTCGATGATCAGGTGAGGGCTCAGGGCAAGGTGATCTGGGATCAAACGTCGGGCTTCGCGGTGTCCATCGAGGCTGGATGCAACGGCGTGGAGGCCGGCATTATCCTTTTCGCTGCAATGTTTGCCTTCCCCGCATCATGGCAGCAAAAGCTGATCGGAATCCTGGTCGGGCTGGTGACGGTCCAGGCACTGAACCTGATTCGGATCATCAGTCTCTTCTACATCGGTCAATGGAATCAGACGCTCTTCGAGTGGGCCCATCTCTATGTCTGGCAGGCGTTGATCATGCTTGACGTGCTGTTGGTTTTTTTGTTCTGGCTGCGTTGGATTTCACTCCGAAGCGCATCGTCTAGGGCAGCACCCGGGGCGCCTGCATGAGTCCGGTCGGTCGGTTTGCGATCAAGGTCGGGCTTTGGCTGCCGATCTGCTATGCGATTTGGTACTTCTCCTCGATATTATCCGTCATTCCGTTGGCATCCGTCCTCGATATGCTGATGACCTGGTTTTTACCGAACCTGATCGGTGGGATTGAAGCTGCCGGGAATCAGCTGTTGGTCACTACTCAATTGAGTGTGCCGCATCCCGACGCGACCTCTACGGTGGTTGGGCTCATACGCTTTGAAACCCAACCTTTGGATTACGGGTACTGTGTGCCTCTGTATACGGCGTTGGTTCTTGCATCGCCGGGGGAGGATCGCAGGAAGGTTTTTCTCTGGCTGGTCGGTATGGCGATCCTCTTCGTCGTCCAGCTCTTCGGAGTGACTACGGGAATCATGAAGATCTTGGCCTTCCACATCGATGGGGCTGCCCGCGAACGGCTGGCGTTCTCGCCCGCCGGCTACGAGATCCTTGCGCTGGCATTCAAGTTCGGGTATCTCATATTTCCGCCGATCTCACCCGTTTTGATTTGGCTCGTTCAATTCCGCTCCTTCTTATCGGATTTAACGGGGAATGATTCTACAGGTCAGCCGTCGGAGCGGTTCCGCACCTGACGAGTATCCCGCGGTGATCTTCGGCTCGAAATCGAGCGCCATCGACTTCCTATTTCTTCAAGGAAGATCGATGCGAACCTCTTCTTCGCCATGAGAAAGAAAATGGATGAGCGGATTGACTCCGGTGGCGATAATCTCCGGATGTTCCGTTAGGTATTTCGATATTTGGAAAGACGGATGGGGGTCGCGTTGCTCCTTCGCGCCTGCTTCGAGAAAATGCATTAGCGGGTTGACTTCCGACTGCGCCACATCAGGGTTTTTTTCAAGGTACCAGCTCGACGAAAAACAGGGGTGCGGATCGCGTCCTTCGAAAGCGCCCTGCGCACAGTAGTGCAGTAGCGGATCGATTCCAGCAGCGTCTACGTCCCGATTATTTTCGAGATACCACCGCGTTTTGAAAAGCGGATTGGGCTCTAAACCGTGCCTCCAGCCGATCAGCGACCAGTGAGCCGCCGCATGATGTCCTGATGCCAGGATCTCTGGATACGAGCTGACATACCAGGCTTCGTCGAAGAGTCCGCACGCACGGAGTCGGCGAACCTCGGAACGTAGGCGAAACCGATCCGACGCGCGCATCGTCAGGAACCAGAGGGCCCATTTTGGCGCCGCGAGCACAGAGCGCATCATCCTTGGAAAGCGTTGCTCGGCCGCGAGCACGTAGCGTCCCAACTGCCAGGACGCGGTGCTCTGGAATGCATTGACTCGAAAAGCCATTGCGTCGCGCTGTCGCGTTAAGGTTTCGATCCGGCGTTGACTTGTTCCAAGACTGGTTTCCAGGTGTCGATTCCGTAAACGCTGCTCGACCGCTGTCATCCTGTCTTTCTGTCCGCCGATCTCAAGCTCCGTGATCTTGCGCCGGAGGTCTTCGATC
This region includes:
- a CDS encoding S8 family serine peptidase → MSKYPGQHFQRRFLPAIALMIAVSAQAGVPADDIDADFAAAVAAAASQTMRANAGVTRGERQSALLERAMTEGSVPVIVQLRISDEQQTGSGRAQRRAALSAAQKGMLQRIGLGGGRDRLGAPIKRFSEVPALAMQADAIDLMDLADDPEVLDVVEDIAYPPALSTSVSLVGALGGTFEGYSGEGQVIAVLDTGVDKSHPFLSGKVVSEACYSSNYTSSGVYSLCPGGVTASTAVGSALNCDTSVNGCQHGTHVAGIAAGKGSNFSGVARDARILAIQVFSRFPSSSCGGAPCVMAYTSDIIKGLERVHALRASYAIAAANLSLGGGGYTNACDSDPTKPVIDKLHAAGIATVIASGNNSYINAISAPGCISTAVTVGSTTKSDAVSSFSNSAAFLDLLAPGSSINSSVPGSSYATWNGTSMAAPHVTGAWAVLKSAKSTAGVEEVLAALKSTGQPVLDSRNNLSKPRIEVADAVAALEGAPSPSPVAPSALAASQITINGFQANWTGVADATGYRLDVSTSSTFSSFLSGHQNLDVATATARTISGLASGTNYYYRVRAYNGSGASPSSNVANATTTVAPPAAPTLTSPSGITANGFTASWRRVTGATGYRLDVSTNSAFNGYVTGYQDRKVGNVRKLAVTGLSPGTTYYYRVRASNAGGAGLSSSTRSVTTKEAIPQVPALNSVISIDRRSFTVDWNPVSGATGYRLDVATKSSFRRYVNGYKDLNVGNGTEYSVTGLRAGKTYYVRLRAYNSAGTSLDSETKVIVTPI
- a CDS encoding D-sedoheptulose-7-phosphate isomerase, which encodes MNEERSLQDLSAMLAQRLDATAALVESVRGDVDLLAATVDAAVRTAESIRNGGTLFICGNGGSAGEATHLSGELIGPFLNKTRRPIPAVALGFDTSALTAVANDFSFDEIFSRPLTALARPGDVLWALSTSGRSPNIVRVLEAAADRRVLSVLLTGARHADLVAPRDLLLSVPSRETPRIQELHLVLGHFLCEAVEALAGS
- the xrtH gene encoding exosortase H, with amino-acid sequence MYRFIVLFLVIVSVLFIAELTPPVQNAVVLPFTAAVTHVSAAIMQLFDDQVRAQGKVIWDQTSGFAVSIEAGCNGVEAGIILFAAMFAFPASWQQKLIGILVGLVTVQALNLIRIISLFYIGQWNQTLFEWAHLYVWQALIMLDVLLVFLFWLRWISLRSASSRAAPGAPA
- a CDS encoding exosortase H-associated membrane protein, with protein sequence MSPVGRFAIKVGLWLPICYAIWYFSSILSVIPLASVLDMLMTWFLPNLIGGIEAAGNQLLVTTQLSVPHPDATSTVVGLIRFETQPLDYGYCVPLYTALVLASPGEDRRKVFLWLVGMAILFVVQLFGVTTGIMKILAFHIDGAARERLAFSPAGYEILALAFKFGYLIFPPISPVLIWLVQFRSFLSDLTGNDSTGQPSERFRT